GTTTTATTTCATGATAATGCCGAACTAAGAACAGGTGATCAAAATAAGATTAGCTCTAGATATTGGGATAAAAAAGATGGTGAACAAAAAGCTCTGGAAGAACAAGTTTCCAATTTGCCAAAAGAAATTGCAGATCGAATCTTGGCTTATCAGGCTGAATTTGACCATCGTAACACCAGAGAAGGAATTGTAGCCAAAGATGCTGAATGGCTGGCCACAGCTATCCGAGCCAAGGAGTTATCTGAACAAGGTTTTGCTATGCAAAACTGGATCGACAATGTAGCCAAAGCCTTAGAAACAGAAAGTGCCAAAGAGCTTTTGGAGTATATTAGAACCCAAGATGATTTTACCAATAGTTGGTGGCAAGGCCTTAAAAAAATGACGTATCAAAAATTGGAAAATAAAAATGAATAAATACCAACCCATCATCGGTTTAGAAATTCATGTTGAGCTCAAAACCAAGAGTAAAATGTTTTGCGGCTGTTCTGCTTCTCATTTTCAAGTCAAGCCTAATACTCACACTTGCCCGGTTTGTTTAGGTCTACCAGGCGCTTTACCGGTACCCAATCGCAAGGCAATTGAGTGGTGCCAACTGATTGGCCTGGCTCTTAATTGCCAGTTGGCTAAAACTTCCAAATTCGACCGTAAAAACTATTTTTACCCAGATCTAGCTAAAGGTTACCAGATTTCCCAATATGATCAACCACTTTGTTTTAAAGGTAGGGTGAAGTTAAGCAGCGGCACTGAAATTGGCATTACTCGTGTCCACATGGAAGAAGATACTGGTAAAAGTGTCCATAAAGATGGCAAGACTCTGGTCGATTTTAACCGAAGCGGTGTACCGC
This genomic stretch from Candidatus Beckwithbacteria bacterium harbors:
- a CDS encoding HD domain-containing protein; this translates as MDQITKQNLAKFFSEIGMFHRQTLSGPVLAGLPFPEYLSPHIVRACQIAHVLAFLEQADPQKTVCLVLFHDNAELRTGDQNKISSRYWDKKDGEQKALEEQVSNLPKEIADRILAYQAEFDHRNTREGIVAKDAEWLATAIRAKELSEQGFAMQNWIDNVAKALETESAKELLEYIRTQDDFTNSWWQGLKKMTYQKLENKNE